A portion of the Halopelagius inordinatus genome contains these proteins:
- a CDS encoding chemotaxis protein CheD, giving the protein MKVYTSEREPTHQPQERIKVGIADFAVGADETTLVTSGLGSCVGIAVFDSERSVGGLAHAMLPYADGDDDEAKYVDTVVPELVEEMKRAGADSDNLRAKLAGGATMFEFTSADGSIGDRNVLAVREVLDTLDIPLVAEDVGGDHGRSLRFSVRTFELRIRSANAGESVL; this is encoded by the coding sequence ATGAAAGTCTACACGAGCGAGCGGGAACCCACGCACCAACCGCAGGAGCGAATCAAAGTCGGCATCGCGGACTTCGCCGTCGGAGCCGACGAGACGACGCTCGTGACGAGTGGACTCGGCTCCTGCGTCGGCATCGCGGTGTTCGACTCCGAGCGGTCCGTCGGCGGACTCGCACACGCGATGTTACCGTACGCGGACGGCGACGACGACGAGGCGAAGTACGTCGACACCGTCGTCCCGGAACTCGTCGAAGAGATGAAACGGGCGGGTGCCGACTCGGACAACCTCCGAGCGAAACTCGCGGGCGGCGCGACGATGTTCGAGTTCACCTCCGCCGACGGGAGTATCGGCGACAGGAACGTCCTCGCGGTGCGCGAAGTGCTCGACACGCTCGACATACCGCTCGTCGCAGAGGACGTCGGCGGTGACCACGGACGCTCGCTTCGGTTCTCCGTCCGTACGTTCGAGCTCCGAATCCGAAGCGCGAACGCCGGCGAAAGCGTCCTCTGA